DNA from Pseudomonas putida:
CGAGAAGCTTGTTCCTGAGGGGATCGAAGGCCGTGTTCCTTACAAAGGCGCCCTGGCCGCGATCATCCACCAGCTGATGGGCGGCCTGCGTTCGTCCATGGGCTACACCGGCAGCGCAACCATCGAAGAGATGCGCACCAAGCCGGAATTCGTGCGCATCACCGGTGCCGGCATGGCCGAGTCGCACGTGCATGACGTGCAGATCACCAAAGAAGCCCCTAACTACCGCGTAGGCTGAGGCTTCCAGCTACAACCTAAAGCGGGGCTGTCACGACAGCCCCGCGTCGTTTCCGATTTCCACTGACGAGATTGAGTCATGGCCCTCGACATTCACGCTCACCGCATCCTGATCCTCGATTTCGGTTCCCAGTACACCCAGCTGATCGCCCGCCGCGTGCGCGAAATCGGCGTGTACTGCGAACTGCACCCGTTCGACATGGACGATGAAGCGATCCGCGAATTCAACCCGCGCGGCATCATCCTCGCCGGCGGCCCCGAGTCGGTTCACGAAGCCAACAGCCCGCGCGCGCCGCAGGCCGTGTTCGACCTGAACGTACCCGTGCTGGGCATCTGCTACGGCATGCAGACCATGGCCGAGCAAATGGGCGGCAAGGTCGAAGGTTCCGACCTGCGTGAGTTCGGTTATGCCCGCGTGGACGTGGTCGGCAAGAGCCGCCTGCTCGACGGCATCGAAGACCACGTTGACGACGACGGCGTGCTGGGCCTGGACGTGTGGATGAGCCACGGCGACAAGGTCACCCAGATGCCGGGCAACTTCAACATCCTGGCCAGCACCCCAAGCTGCCCGATCGCCGGCATGTACGACGATGCCCGCGGCTACTACGGCGTGCAATTCCACCCGGAAGTGACCCACACCAAGCAGGGCGGTCGCATCCTGTCCCGCTTCGTGCAGGACATCTGCGGCTGTGAAGCCCTGTGGACCGCGTCCAACATCGTCGAAGACGCCATCGCCCAGGTGCGTGCACAAGTAGGTTCGGCCAACGTCCTGCTGGGCCTGTCCGGCGGTGTTGACAGCTCGGTGGTTGCCGCGCTGCTGCACCGTGCCATCGGCGACCAGCTGACCTGCGTATTCGTCGACAACGGCCTGCTGCGCCTGCACGAAGGTGACCAGGTGATGGCCATGTTCAAAGAGAACATGGGCGTCAAGGTGATCCGTGCCGATGCTGAAAAGCAGTTCCTCGACAACCTGGAAGGCGAAGCCGACCCAGAGAAGAAGCGCAAGATCATCGGCCGCACCTTCATCGACATCTTCGATGCCGAAGCCAGCAAGCTGGAAAACATCCAGTTCCTCGCCCAAGGCACCATCTACCCGGACGTGATCGAGTCGGCGGGTGCCAAGAGCGGCAAGGCCCATGTGATCAAGTCGCACCACAACGTGGGTGGCCTGCCAGAGGAAATGAACCTCAAGCTGGTCGAGCCGCTGCGTGAACTGTTCAAGGACGAAGTGCGCAAGATCGGCCTGGAGCTGGGCCTGCCGTACGACATGGTCTACCGCCACCCGTTCCCAGGCCCGGGCCTGGGCGTGCGTATCCTCGGTGAAGTGAAGAAGGAATACGCCGACATCCTGCGTCGCGCCGACCACATCTTCATCGAAGAACTGCGCAAGGCCGATTGGTACCACAAGACCAGCCAGGCGTTCGTGGTGTTCCAGCCGGTCAAGTCGGTTGGCGTCGTTGGCGACGGCCGTCGCTACGCCTGGGTCGTGGCCCTGCGTGCCGTCGAGACCGTGGACTTCATGACCGCGCGTTGGGCGCACCTGCCGTACGAGCTGCTGGAAACCGTCAGCGGCCGTATCATCAACGAAATCGACGGTATCTCGCGCGTTACTTACGACGTGTCGAGCAAGCCGCCTGCCACTATCGAGTGGGAATAAGTTGAGCCACAAGGGCGCCGTAAGGCGCCCTTGTCGTATCTGTTTCCTGTGCTGGCCCCTTCGCGGGTAAAACCGTGAAGGGGCCAGCACAGGCCGATACAAGACTTCACTTAATCTTTCCCATTTGCAGGTGTATCGTATTCGCCCTTCATCGCCAGCCAATGCTGGCAGCTTGATTGCGCAGAACACGAGGTACCCGCACCGATGTCCTTCACCCGTCGACAAATGCTCAAGGGCCTCACTGGCCTGGTTGTGGTTGGCCTGGGCGCCGGTGGCGCGGCGCGTTACTGGCTGGGCAAGGTCGAAGATGACAACGCCGGCCACGATTATGAGCTGATTGCAGCGCCCCTGGACGTCGAATTGGTGCCGGGCTTCAAGACCGAGGCCTGGGCATTCGGCCCGTCGGCACCGGGTACCGAGCTGCGCGTGCGCCAGGGCACCTGGTTGCGGGTACGCTTCATCAACCACCTGCCGGTCGAGACCACCATCCATTGGCACGGCATCCGCCTGCCGCTGGAAATGGACGGCGTGCCGTATGTCTCGCAACTGCCAGTCAAGCCGGGCGAGTATTTCGATTACAAGTTCCGCGTACCAGACGCCGGCAGCTACTGGTATCACCCGCATGTCAGCAGCTCCGAAGAGCTGGGCCGTGGCCTGGTTGGGCCGCTGATCGTCGAAGAGCGCGAACCGACTGGCTTCCTTCATGAGCGCACGCTGAGCCTGAAGAACTGGCATGTAGACGAGCAAGGCGCCTGGCTGCCCTTCAGCATCCCGCGTGAGGCCGCGCGCAACGGCACCGCCGGGCGCTTGATCACCATCAATGGCCAGGCCGACTCGGTCACCGAGCTGCCAGCCGGCCAGGTGGTGCGGGTGCGTCTGCTGAACCTGGACAACACCTGGACCTACCGCCTCAATCTCAAGGGCAACTGCGAAGCGAAAATCTATGCCCTGGACGGCAACCCAGTGACCCCACGGCCATTGGAAGACGACTACTGGCTTGGCCCCGGCATGCGTATCTGCCTGGCTATCCGCATTCCCCAAGCGGGTGAGGAAATCTCCCTGCGCGACGGTTTCGTGCGCCTGGGCACCCTGCGTTCAGTGGCCAGCAATGACGCGCCAAGCGACTGGCCGCCAGCGCTGCCACCCAACCCGATCGCCGAGCCAGACCTGGAGAATGCCGAAAAGCTCAACTTCAATTTCGAGTGGGCGGCGAGCGTCACGGTTACCCCTGACCCCGACAAACCGTCCAGCATGTGGCAGATCAACGGCCAGGCCTGGGACATCACCGACAAGACCTGCGCCGACCGCCCCATCGCCACGTTGCAGAAGGGCAAGAGCTACATTTTCGAGCTGAAGAACATGACCCAGTACCAGCACCCGATCCACCTGCATGGCATGAGCTTCAAGGTGATCGGCTCCAATCGCCACGACATCAAGGAGCCGTGGTTTACCGACACCTACCTGCTGGGCAAGAACGAGCGCGCCCAGGTTGCACTGGTGGCGGATAACCCAGGTACCTGGATGTTCCATTGCCACGTCATCGACCACATGGAAACCGGCCTGATGGCCGCGATCGCGGTGGTCTGATGCGTCCGCAGATCATCGATCGCAGCCGCGATCAGGAGTTCATGCGCCTGGCCCTGGCGCTGGCTGCCGAGGGCGCGGCGTTGGGCGAGGTGCCGGTGGGTGCGGTATTGGTGCAGCATGGGCAGGTGATTGGCCAGGGCTTCAACCGGCCGATCATCGACAGCGACCCGAGTGCGCATGCTGAAATGGTGGCCATCCGCGCAGCGGCGAAAGCGGCCAGCAACTACCGGCTGCCCGGCAGCACCCTGTACGTGACCCTGGAGCCGTGCAGCATGTGTGCAGGGCTGATCGTGCATTCGCGGGTGATGCGGGTGGTGTTTGGCGCGCTGGAGCCCAAGGCGGGGATCGTACAGAGCCAGGGGCAGTTCTTCGGCCAAGGGTTTCTGAACCACCGGGTGATGGTGGAGGGTGGAGTGCTGGCGGAGGCGTGCGGGCAGATCCTCAGCGAGTTCTTCAAGGCCCGCCGGGCCAAAGGCTGACCTGTATTGGCTTACATCGGCGGCGACTGATCCGCCGGCTTGTCCTTGTTCACCCCAGGCACATGCAGGTTGCCCTCGGCCACCTGGCCTTCGAGCTGCGGTTGGGTCACCCAGGTAAGGATGTCGTAGTAACGACGGATGTTGGCCACGAAGTGCACCGGCTCGCCGCCACGGGCATAACCGTACTTGGTCTGCCGGTACCACTGCTTCTGTGACAGGCGTGGCAGCATCTTCTTGACGTCCAGCCACTTGTTCGGGTTGAGCTTTTCGCGCTTGGCCAGGGTCCGGGCGTCTTCCAGATGGCCGGTACCCACGTTATAGGCCGCCAGGGCGAACCAGGTGCGGTCCGGCTCCTGAATGCTGTCGTCGAGCTCTTCCTTGATCTTCATGAAATACTTGGCGCCGCCCTGAATGCTCTGCTTGGGGTCCAGTCGGTTGGACACACCCATCGCCTGGGCGGTGCGTTGGGTCAGCATCATCAGGCCGCGCACGCCGGTTTTGGAGGTGACTTCCGGCTGCCACATCGACTCCTGGTAGCCGATCGCGGCCAGCAGGCGCCAGTCGACCTGCTCGACCTTGGCGTAGCTCTTGAAGTGTTTTTCGTACTTGGGCAGGCGTTGTTGCAGGTGCTGGGCGAAGGTGTAGGCACCGACATAGCCCAATACATCGACATGGCCGTAGTAGCGGTCTTTCAGGCGCTGCAGCGTGCCGTTCTTTTGCGCCTTGTCGAGAAACTCGTTGATCTCGTTGAGCAGGCTGTTGTCTTCGCCTGCCGCCACGGCCCAGCGCTGGTCGCGGGTATCACCCACGTCGAAGGCGACTCGCACGTTAGGGAAGTACACCTGGTTCATCGCCAGTTCGTTGGAGTCGACCAGGGTCAGGTCGATCTGCCCTTCATCGACCATGCGCAGCAGGTCGACCACCTCGACGGCGTCGGACTCTTCATATTCCAGGCCAGGGTTCTGCTTTTTCAGCTCAGCCAGCAGGTCGGCATGGCTGCTGCCCTTGAGCACCATGATTTTCTTGCCGACCAGACCCTTGGCGTTGGTCGGGCGTGGGCGGCCGTTGCGGTAGATGACCTGTGGCGTCACTTCCAGGTACGGGTGCGAGTATTTCACCTGGGCCTTGCGCCGCTCGCTGCTGACCAGGCCGGCTGCGGCCAGTACCGGGCCAGAGGGTTTGCCTAGGGCGTCGTACAGCTCGTCGAGGTTGTCGGCGGTCTCGATC
Protein-coding regions in this window:
- the guaA gene encoding glutamine-hydrolyzing GMP synthase, whose amino-acid sequence is MALDIHAHRILILDFGSQYTQLIARRVREIGVYCELHPFDMDDEAIREFNPRGIILAGGPESVHEANSPRAPQAVFDLNVPVLGICYGMQTMAEQMGGKVEGSDLREFGYARVDVVGKSRLLDGIEDHVDDDGVLGLDVWMSHGDKVTQMPGNFNILASTPSCPIAGMYDDARGYYGVQFHPEVTHTKQGGRILSRFVQDICGCEALWTASNIVEDAIAQVRAQVGSANVLLGLSGGVDSSVVAALLHRAIGDQLTCVFVDNGLLRLHEGDQVMAMFKENMGVKVIRADAEKQFLDNLEGEADPEKKRKIIGRTFIDIFDAEASKLENIQFLAQGTIYPDVIESAGAKSGKAHVIKSHHNVGGLPEEMNLKLVEPLRELFKDEVRKIGLELGLPYDMVYRHPFPGPGLGVRILGEVKKEYADILRRADHIFIEELRKADWYHKTSQAFVVFQPVKSVGVVGDGRRYAWVVALRAVETVDFMTARWAHLPYELLETVSGRIINEIDGISRVTYDVSSKPPATIEWE
- a CDS encoding multicopper oxidase family protein — its product is MSFTRRQMLKGLTGLVVVGLGAGGAARYWLGKVEDDNAGHDYELIAAPLDVELVPGFKTEAWAFGPSAPGTELRVRQGTWLRVRFINHLPVETTIHWHGIRLPLEMDGVPYVSQLPVKPGEYFDYKFRVPDAGSYWYHPHVSSSEELGRGLVGPLIVEEREPTGFLHERTLSLKNWHVDEQGAWLPFSIPREAARNGTAGRLITINGQADSVTELPAGQVVRVRLLNLDNTWTYRLNLKGNCEAKIYALDGNPVTPRPLEDDYWLGPGMRICLAIRIPQAGEEISLRDGFVRLGTLRSVASNDAPSDWPPALPPNPIAEPDLENAEKLNFNFEWAASVTVTPDPDKPSSMWQINGQAWDITDKTCADRPIATLQKGKSYIFELKNMTQYQHPIHLHGMSFKVIGSNRHDIKEPWFTDTYLLGKNERAQVALVADNPGTWMFHCHVIDHMETGLMAAIAVV
- the tadA gene encoding tRNA adenosine(34) deaminase TadA codes for the protein MRPQIIDRSRDQEFMRLALALAAEGAALGEVPVGAVLVQHGQVIGQGFNRPIIDSDPSAHAEMVAIRAAAKAASNYRLPGSTLYVTLEPCSMCAGLIVHSRVMRVVFGALEPKAGIVQSQGQFFGQGFLNHRVMVEGGVLAEACGQILSEFFKARRAKG
- the mltF gene encoding membrane-bound lytic murein transglycosylase MltF, with the protein product MFAHTALRQRCAKWLFATGLFLLLGACVEKPSTLERVKEDGVLRVITRNSPATYFQDRNGETGFEYELVQHFAEDLGVKLQIETADNLDELYDALGKPSGPVLAAAGLVSSERRKAQVKYSHPYLEVTPQVIYRNGRPRPTNAKGLVGKKIMVLKGSSHADLLAELKKQNPGLEYEESDAVEVVDLLRMVDEGQIDLTLVDSNELAMNQVYFPNVRVAFDVGDTRDQRWAVAAGEDNSLLNEINEFLDKAQKNGTLQRLKDRYYGHVDVLGYVGAYTFAQHLQQRLPKYEKHFKSYAKVEQVDWRLLAAIGYQESMWQPEVTSKTGVRGLMMLTQRTAQAMGVSNRLDPKQSIQGGAKYFMKIKEELDDSIQEPDRTWFALAAYNVGTGHLEDARTLAKREKLNPNKWLDVKKMLPRLSQKQWYRQTKYGYARGGEPVHFVANIRRYYDILTWVTQPQLEGQVAEGNLHVPGVNKDKPADQSPPM